A window of Psychromonas sp. CNPT3 contains these coding sequences:
- the lptF gene encoding LPS export ABC transporter permease LptF, whose product MILRRYLMLETFKSQFGILFVLLLIFVSQKFIAILEQAINGVIAPDLVLTLLYLNLPTLGTLMLPISFYLAILFAHGRLHSESEMVAMTSCGYSPNSVLKATLLLSFFTFAFASFNSLYLAPSAENEMIAVIEKAESDAGVATLIEGRFHKSSENGGVVYVEKYHEGQKLERIFASYWPSDENKAPSVITALHGSVQEKEDGTWLTLEDGQSYTGNVGEHEFDSSRFSSYEVHIANREIRSRSRGVSALPTSILLTQTDDKSRAELQWRMAIPLSILLLTFMAVPLAKVNPRQGRYAKLMPALALYLTYFLLLSTSKSLIEEGTLPILSIWGVQIVFLLGGVFLHLKSLGKFVKKTKYIKKPRNS is encoded by the coding sequence GTGATACTTCGTCGTTACTTAATGCTGGAAACATTTAAAAGCCAGTTTGGTATTCTTTTTGTTTTACTTCTTATTTTTGTTAGCCAAAAATTTATCGCAATTTTAGAGCAAGCGATCAATGGTGTGATAGCCCCTGATCTGGTACTGACTTTGTTATACCTTAATTTGCCAACATTAGGGACATTAATGTTACCTATCAGTTTTTATTTGGCGATATTATTTGCGCATGGCAGGTTACATAGTGAAAGTGAAATGGTGGCAATGACATCATGTGGTTATAGCCCTAATAGTGTTTTAAAGGCAACTCTTTTACTTTCTTTTTTCACTTTTGCCTTTGCTTCTTTTAACAGTTTATATTTAGCGCCTAGCGCTGAAAACGAAATGATAGCTGTTATTGAAAAAGCAGAGTCAGATGCGGGTGTTGCGACGCTTATAGAAGGGCGTTTTCATAAATCATCTGAAAATGGTGGCGTCGTTTATGTTGAAAAATATCATGAAGGACAAAAACTAGAGAGAATTTTTGCCTCATATTGGCCGAGTGATGAAAACAAAGCGCCCTCTGTTATAACCGCGTTACATGGGAGCGTTCAAGAAAAAGAGGACGGTACATGGTTAACGTTAGAGGATGGTCAAAGTTATACGGGTAATGTGGGCGAACATGAATTTGATAGTAGTCGTTTTTCGAGTTATGAGGTGCATATTGCAAATCGAGAGATCCGTAGCCGTTCTCGCGGCGTGAGCGCGTTACCAACTTCCATCTTATTGACACAAACAGATGATAAATCACGCGCTGAATTACAGTGGCGAATGGCTATTCCGTTATCTATTTTACTACTGACATTTATGGCGGTGCCATTAGCTAAAGTCAATCCGAGACAAGGGCGCTATGCTAAGCTTATGCCTGCACTTGCGCTTTATCTGACTTACTTTTTATTACTCAGTACTTCAAAAAGTTTAATAGAAGAAGGAACGTTACCAATACTGAGTATTTGGGGCGTACAAATTGTATTTTTACTGGGAGGTGTTTTCTTGCATTTAAAAAGCCTCGGTAAATTTGTAAAGAAAACTAAATATATTAAAAAGCCGCGGAATTCATAA